A DNA window from Cydia pomonella isolate Wapato2018A chromosome 18, ilCydPomo1, whole genome shotgun sequence contains the following coding sequences:
- the LOC133527733 gene encoding glucose dehydrogenase [FAD, quinone]-like yields the protein MQEKPKRSSQMQKRKKRGKDAMSSNITDDLCRVCDGRIECAPTAILLISLVHTLYGYIGPKPDYFGKNRANLTRKEKAQEKYPQSKYQEPYNLEYDFVVVGGGTAGCVVASRLSENKKWKVLLLEAGPEEPKMALIPGLTSEFRGSSLDWNYSMRPKKGFCRNRGSKGCEVVQGRVLGGTSAINDMAYMRGSPADYDEWAVIGNHGWDFSHVLPYYRYSEGNYDKDISKNKLFHSTQGPLDVGRYPHADYNVDVLLSALNELGYNYTDINGRDQLGFMRIQTMSYFGERVSAYTAFIEAIRNQRTNLDIVTEALVTKINFIEESDSIKATGVDYIVNGTKVKVRVSKEVILSAGAINSPKLLMASGIGPKEYLQFLSINVYNDLAVGSNFHDHVSVCLPVIKLGKTATTKKFPDKLKDISMYYKKSNGPLSANFQVVAFLETNISDILNTADIEIRFRGHNSNMYYSHLDMCVSLLTPKSRGQVILNSSDPVFGNPLIYPNFLKNPTDERKLLYGIQEVVKLFDTEVFRTAELEFDPRPILNNECQDYEKVSDEFWLCIIRHFSSPLHNYVGTCKMGTAADQTAVVDQKLKVYGISNLRVVDASVIPKIIRGSTAAPVIMIAEKASDLIKTDWY from the exons ATGCAGGAAAAgccaaaaag GTCTAGTCAAATGCAGAAGAGGAAAAAGCGAGGAAAGGATGCAATGAGCTCGAATATAACGGATGATCTTTGCCGGGTGTGTGATGGCAGGATAGAATGTGCACCTACTGCGATCCTTCTCATTTCCCTGGTGCACACATTATATGGGTATATCGGCCCGAAACCAGACTACTTTGGAAAAAACAG AGCTAACCTAACTCGAAAAGAGAAAGCGCAAGAAAAGTACCCCCAGTCAAAGTACCAGGAACCTTACAACCTTGAGTACGACTTTGTAGTGGTGGGTGGGGGGACGGCGGGCTGCGTCGTGGCTAGCCGGCTGTCAGAGAATAAAAAATGGAAG GTGTTGCTGCTCGAAGCGGGCCCAGAAGAGCCAAAGATGGCGTTGATCCCCGGCCTGACTAGCGAGTTCCGAGGCTCAAGCTTAGACTGGAATTACTCCATGAGGCCTAAGAAggg ATTCTGCCGCAACCGCGGCAGCAAAGGGTGCGAGGTCGTCCAGGGCCGCGTGCTGGGCGGCACCTCCGCCATCAACGACATGGCCTACATGCGCGGCAGCCCGGCCGACTACGACGAATGGGCCGTCATCGGCAACCACGGCTGGGACTTCTCTCATGTCCTCCCCTACTACAGATACTCCGAGGGAAATTATGACAAAGACATCTCCAAGAATAAACTCTTCCATTCCACTCAAGGACCTCTAGATGTCGGAAGATACCCACATGCGGATTATAATGTTGATGTGCTGCTAAGCGCGCTAAATGAATTAGGGTATAATTATACTGATATCAATGGAAGAGATCAGTTAGGCTTCATGAGAATACAAACCATGTCGTATTTCGGAGAAAGAGTCAGCGCGTACACGGCTTTTATTGAAGCTATAAGAAATCAGAGAACGAATTTAGATATTGTCACAGAAGCGCTTGtaactaaaattaattttattgaggAAAGCGACAGTATTAAAGCTACGGGTGTGGATTATATTGTAAATGGTACAAAAGTTAAAGTAAGAGTCAGTAAAGAAGTTATTTTAAGCGCCGGTGCTATCAATTCGCCGAAATTGTTAATGGCTTCTGGCATAGGTCCTAAAGAATACTTACAATTTTTAtctataaatgtttataatgaTTTAGCTGTAGGTTCTAATTTTCATGATCACGTATCAGTATGTTTACCTGTTATAAAGTTGGGGAAGACGGCGACGACTAAAAAGTTTCCAGATAAATTAAAAGACATATCAATGTATTACAAGAAAAGTAACGGCCCTTTGTCAGCAAATTTTCAAGTGGTGGCATTTTTAGAGACAAACATATCAGACATACTTAATACTGCAGATATCGAAATAAGATTCCGAGGACATAATTCTAATATGTACTATAGTCATCTCGATATGTGCGTCTCTCTGTTAACGCCCAAAAGCCGAGGTCAGGTAATTCTAAATTCTAGCGATCCAGTATTTGGGAATCCTCTGATATACCCAAACTTTTTAAAAAATCCTACAGATGAGAGAAAATTGCTGTACGGAATACAAGAGGTAGTAAAACTATTTGACACTGAAGTATTCAGAACTGCAGAGCTAGAGTTTGACCCTCGGCCCATATTGAACAACGAATGCCAAGATTATGAAAAGGTGTCTGATGAATTTTGGTTATGTATCATACGACATTTCTCGAGCcctttacataattatgttggCACGTGTAAAATGGGCACAGCAGCCGATCAAACGGCAGTGGTTGATCAAAAATTGAAAGTGTATGGCATTAGTAACTTGAGGGTGGTCGACGCATCTGTGATCCCAAAAATAATAAGAGGTTCCACAGCAGCTCCAGTTATTATGATTGCTGAAAAAGCAAGtgatttaattaaaacagaTTGGTATtga